DNA sequence from the Paraburkholderia hospita genome:
TGAAGAGCGCAATATCGATGGCGAAGGCATCCCGGGTAAGGCTCATCAGGAACGACGGGGGAAACATACTCGTCGAATGTGAGGCACGGCGCTCCCAAAATAATGCAATTGTTGTCAGCCATGGTAGGCGACCCGTCGAATCGGAGGGACTGTTCAGGAACGTCTTCAATTCGGCTTCACTCACCTATATGCCAGTTTTCTTAGGGTCTACCTCGTTTGTGCAGGCGCAGGCCTGGGCGAACCCACAGACAGACACCATTGATAGCCCCATGTTGTGTGTGCCCGTGCTACTTAATGAAGAGAGCAAAGAAATCCTCTGCCTGGACACACGCAGCGATACGGCACCGCTCGATTCAACCCTAGTTGATCACCTGACCTTACTTTCAGCACAAGCGGTGATGAAACGAGAAAATCTGCGGCTCCGTGCACGCATCGCTCTCGAAAATCGAAAGATCGAAGAAGTCGAAGTTGCGCTCTGCGCAAACAAGAGAGAGCTGGCCCACATGCAACGAATGAGTCAAACCGGCAGCTGGAGGTGGCGCGCGGCTACGGACACGTTAGAAGCGTCATCAGAATTTCTCCGGATATATGAAATTTCGCGTGAACGAAGCATTCCGAGCGGAAAACTAATTAATCTGACCCATCCTGATGACCTCCCACTTGTGCGAATAGCACTCGTGAAAGCCATTGCCGCACGGCGCGTCTTTAAACTCGAATTCAGGATCATCGTCGGCTTCGGGGAAATTAAATATGTCCAAGTGGAAGGTCACCCGCAGACTAACGACACGGAAGATCTGCAGTATATAGGAGTGACCGTTGACGTCACGGAACGACGTAACGCGGAAAATGCGCTCCAAGCGGCGCGCGCGGAACTCGCGCGTGCTCACCGCCTATCCACGATGGGTGAGATGGCAGCATCAATCGTCCACGAGGTTTACCAGCCACTCACTGGAATTATTACGAACGCGGAGGCTTGTCTCAGATGGCTATCGAAATCACCGGCCGAAACAGCTCGAGCACGCGATTCCGCTCGACGAGTGGCTCGAGACGCCCGTCGAGCTGCTGATGTATTCAGAGGGCTAAGGGCTGTGGCATCCAATTCGGGTATCACTAAGGTTCCTGTGGACCTCGACGATGCTATAAGGGAAGTCGCCTTTCTCCTGCAGGGCGAGCTCGACCGCGCGAATATCAGACTGCGCTTGGAAACCGCCGTAGCCAAGCCTGTACTCGGCGATCGCACACAAATTCAGCAGGTTCTGGAAAATCTGATACGTAATTCTATGGACGCTTTGCTGCCCGTCGTCGGGATGCAAAAGTCCCTGTTTGTAAATTCCGCCTCGCATGATCCCGCGTTTGCGATGGTGACCGTCCAGGACAATGGGTGTGGGTTCGGCAAGCACTCCGCAGAGACGCTTTTCGATGCACTCTTTACAACTAAACCCAATGGTATGGGCATGGGGCTCAAAGTTTGCCGCTCCATTGTGGAGGCGCACGGCGGACTACTTCAAGCCGAACGGCGTGAGCGCGAAACAGTGTTCCGGTTCACGTTGCCATATATAGACGGCACATCAGTCAATGATATCCAGAACTAATCCGAAGCCATTAAGCGAATATGTCTTTTTCAGAATAGGAGAATCATCATATGGAATCATCTCCTTTGGTCTACGTTGTCGATGACGATATCTCGGTCAGAGAATCTGTCGCGGACTTGTTAGCGACCGTGGGCCTAGAAGTAAGGCTCTTTAACTCGGCCACGGAAATGATTGACGTGTTGGTGAAGAACCAAGACAAAGCCGCCGCGCAGCCGAGCTGCCTCATCCTCGATATCCGAATGCCAGGGATCGGCGGACTTGAGGCACAAGAGCGCCTCGCCAAGCTCCAAGTCTACATACCAATAGTCTTTATGACCGCGCACGGTGATATTGCGATGACTGTGAAGGCGATGAAGTCGGGCGCCCACAACTTTCTGAGCAAGCCTTTTCGTGACCAGGACATGCTCGACGCGGTTTGTTCTGCGATGATTCACGACCGCGCACGGCGCGAAAGCGAACGCGGCCGTCGAGAGTTACGTGAACGATACGAGTCCTTGACTGCTCACGAGCGAAAGCTCCTGTCAATGGTGACAGCAGGTCTGATGAACAAGCAGATCGCGGCAAAGCTCAATCTGAGCGAGATAACCATAAAAGTGCATCGTGGGCAACTCATGCGCAAGATGAAAGCGAACACGCTCGTTGAACTTGTCAAAATGGAAACCCGCTTGCCAAAGTCAGATCGCTAAGTCATCTCTCGCAGTCATAATTCGCCTCCAGCACCGACGGTCCGTAGTAGTAGCAGCATTAGCTACAATCTTGTTTTTCGTCCTCGTATCCTTTTAACCGGAGAAACTAGATGGCCCGAATCGCAATTCCGAGGCGCGACGAAACGCCCCTCGCCTCGAAACCGATACTTGATGCGTTCAATAGACAGTTCGGATTTACTCCGAACCAATTCAGTATCATGTCTCTCAGCCCAACCGCTTTAGCTGGTTGGACGGGCCTCCAGGGAGCGCTCTCGAAGACACTAGATTCAAAGACAAGAGACGGGATTGCACTGGTTGTGTCGCAAGTAAATTCCTGCCGATACTGCCTATCCGCGTACACCTTCTGGGCAGCTAATACCGCTAGTCTCAGCCTAGAGGAAATCTCCCTCAATCGAATGGGCACATCCAGTGATTCGAAAAGGGACGCTGCTGTCCGATTTGCGAAAAAATTACTGGAAACTCGCGGTAAAGTAACCGAATCAGATCTTGACATCGTGCGACAAGCTGGTTTCACGGACGCCAACCTTGTCGAGATCATTGCGCTTAGCGTGCAATTCCTATTTACTAATTTCATAAACAACGTATTCGACACACCTATTGACTTCCCAGTTGTTATTTTGGACTCGAAAACGGCATAGTTGATTATCTTGACCTAAGCTCCGCGGTGGTCTCAGCTATCTCGCACACTTGTCACCGGTGTATTATCGATGCCCGTGGGTATACCGAAGTATCTTGTGACCAGCCTGGAAGATGATTGACGAAGCCGCCGGATTTTCGTTGAATTGCCGCATCGGTGACAACCTAGCGTGAGGAGTGTGATGTACGACCCGGCCGAGATGATGGAGATATTTGCTATCTGCGTTGCGTTAGCGGGGATCGCTTACCTGCGTCAAATTCTACTTATGTCGAGGGAGCGTACATCTGTGACGACAGCGGCGCTGAAATATTCAATTTACGGCGATCTCATCCTACCAACCAACTTCCACGAGTGGGTTAATCTCCGCTTGACCAATGAATCAGTTCGTACCCTTGTCGACCACTGCATAGTAACGAGTTATCCGGACGCCTACGTTGACCCCATCGCCTATAAACGTTTTCTTTGCAACAATACTTTTCCTGAAGGCATCGTAGCCTTCAAGAGAACCGACGAGAGTCGCCCCATTGCTAGCTCAAGGCTCGCCGATCGAAGCTGCAGACTGTGTTCTGACTCCTCCGCGATGGAATGTGCCAATGTGGCGGTTAAGGACAGTCTGCAATTCGGTGAAGATCCAGGATGGAGGTTCTTTTGCCTGAGCCATACGGAGCCTGCCGATTCGCCGCACAAATTGTCAACATAGACCTGCGAAAGCCACAAGGGGGACAGTTTCGTGCTCAGGTGCGTGCTAGCTGTCCAGCGCAAGAGATATACGCAAGAAGCATGTCGCTAGTTATCATAGGACGACGCTGACCGCTCGGCGCTGATCAAGTCTTCATGAACAGCTGCAACAGTTGAAAACTCCGGGAAATCGGGCTGAATGTCAAATACGTTGGCTAGAAGGTTGGATAAAAATACCTGGGCACAAAGTGCGATGATTTCCACAATTTGCCCATCAGAGTACCCTGCGGCGCGTATATCGTTCAGGTCCTCGGTCTCCACTTTTCCCCGCAATACTGAAACCTTCCGTGCGAAGCTAATCGCGGGTTGTGCATCGCGGTTCAGCGATCGGCCGAGGCGGTTCAAGGCTATCTCTTGCGGGAGCAGTTTGGCGAAATAGTGTCCGACGTACGAATGAGCACAAACACAATAGTCACAGCGGTTGACTTCAGACACAGCTATCGCGATGCTTTCGCGTGTACGCACATCCAATGTTTGTGAGAGCGCTGCCTGCATCTCCATCAATCCAGTCAGCGAGTGTGGACTGATGGACAAGATACGATAAAGATCCGGTACGAATCCGAAACGCCTGCTAACAAAATGAAATAGAGGTTGCAGACTGGATGCAGCAGTTTCTTGATGACCAGGAATATCGATACGGGACATGTTGCTCCTCCGAATGCGCTGACCAAGTGCAGCACCCCGTCCATCATAATATTGCCTCAATATTGCGATAAGCCAACGATTCTGAAAAGTGCAATTTCAAAACGTAAGAACTACGCCGCGTGCTACAAGCGCTAACCAGCAACCGTTGCCTTGGAGATGGTCCGCACAATGCCCTAACAAAACGTACGGTTAATGCGTTAAATTCAACGAAAATTGGCAAGGCGGATGCGCAATTCGTTGAAGCTGGACACGAGTTTCGCGTGAAGGTGGACGGCCGATTCGCGCGAAGCCGGATAGTCTGAGTGTAGCGAGGCAGGGTTCCGCTCTTTACTCTGACCGGGGTTTGTCAGTCAAACTCTTTCTTGTTTATGGATCGATTCGCCGCTGAGATCGACGCGATAGGTGTTGTGCACGAGACGAAGGTTCATCATCCGTTCGACCGTGGAGCGCGCCACGACAATGCCTTCGCTCGTAATTGCTTCCAAACCTTATCGGCACCATAAACCTGGAAGTTGTCTTTCCACACGCGCCGGATCTCAACCTCGAGCATCTTGTCGCCCTGGGCCCGTGACGGCACCAGGTCAGGAACGGCGCGGCGGGCCACGCGCGTGTAGTATGTCGACGGTGCGATCGACAGCGCCCTGAAAATCGGCTCGCCCCCGTAGACGTGTCGGAGAGCATCGACGAAGGTGATCGTCACTCGGTGGGCCGTCGAGTTCCGCCTGTACGAAATGCCCTGACCCGGAGCCTGCGCGGCGTGCTGCGGGCAAGACAGTACGCACAAAGATGAGCGATGGTTCGACGCCGCGCCCGAAGGATCTGGTGAACAGGCAATTCGCGGTCGAAAGGCCCAACGCGCTGTGGTTGACAGATTTTGCTATGTATCGAGCTGGCAGGGCTTCGTCTATGTCGCGTTCATTCAATGTGTTCCCCGGGGGCATTGTCGGCTGGCGTGTGTCGAGCTCGGCGAACTCGGGCTTCGTTCTGGATGCGCTGGAGCAGGCCTTGTACGAACGACAGCTGGCGCATCAGGACGGGCTGATCCGTCACAGCGACCGCAGCGTTCAATACGTACCCACTCGCTATTCGGATCGGCTGGTCGACGCTGGTATCGAACCCTCGGTAGGCAGCGTGAGCGACTCCCACGCTGACGCACTGGTTGAAACGATCAACGGCCTGTACCAGGCAGAAGTGATCCATCGTCCTGGTCCGTGGCGTAACCTGCAGGCCGTTGAAATGGCGATGGTCGAATGGGCGGACGAGTTCAACAATCGTCGGCTGCTCGGCCCCATCGGCGACATTCCACCTGCCGAGACAGGAAGCCGCTTAGTATTCGAAACTCACTGATTCCGCCATCGGGGCGTGACTCAAGCAAAACAGCCTCCGAAACCCTCGGGGGGTTCAGTCCATCTTCGCGTGAAATGCCTGTCCAGCTTGCCGCGATATCACTGTCCAATTTTGTGTGAAATTCGCAAGGTGTGACGTGGTTGAGGGCGTGAGATGGGAGTAGAAAAGACGCCACCCGCGGTAGAGGTACCACGACGCAGCGAAAATGCACTTGTGCCCTGCGCCTCACATCCATATGTACACTTTTATGCTCATCAAACCAGCTGTCATAAGTCTTGTGGAGCAGCTGAGATCACCGCATTAAGGAGTGCACTGGTAACCGCTGTGACTTTCGCATGGTTCATGTGTATATTGCGCATCACAGCAATCCCACGTGTAGTTGCAACAACGAGCTTTGCCGCGTCGTCCGCTGACATGGACAATTGTATACCGTCGGGCTCTTCGCTAAGCGCGTCGGATAACAGCTGCTCGAGCTTGGCAAAAAAATCTGCCAACGAATCCCGTAGCCTGTGTGACGAATCCCCCGATTCAGTGGTCAACCGGGTCGCTATAACGGCAGCACACCGAGAAGTGGTACCGACAGGGATGATCAATTCAAAAAATGACTGCAAGCCAGCGCGCCTATCAGGCTTCGTAAGAGCATGGTCAACCTGCTCGTAAAACTTGCCGGCCAGGTAGTTGAAGGCCCTAACGATGAACTCTTCTTTGCTTCCGTAAGCGTTATAGAGTGCGCCACGTCGCACCCCCGTTGCCTCAGCCAACTCGACCATAGTGGCTTCCTTGTACCCTCGTCGCTCCAGTAACTCCATTGCAACGTTGAAAACCAATTGCTCATCAAATCGTCTCTTTCCAGCCATCTCAAATCCTTGCCGCAAACTTCGATTTACCATCCCTAGCAAGTTGGCGAGCTGTCTGTCTGCGCGGTGTCGATTGTCCATCGACGTACAAGTTTAACAGCACCGACCATGCCACCGTGAACCCGCCTCGTCTGAGCACTGGCAACCTCATTCTCGGCCCAGATCACGACTGCCCAACGTTATTACCTAGGCGTCTCTGGACCATCCCGGCGTCCAATATCCAACGTCATGACGATGTCAAACGATCTGATCAAACGCCGCCTGCTCTGTCATCCGGCTAACAGAACCGTCGCCCTGCTACGACCTCACCCGCCCGAGCACTTTAAGAGTCACGCGTTATTGCTGTAGACACTCGCGGGTATTGCAGGCATCCTCCTAGCGGCTCAAATGCGTGTGCATATCGAATATTAGATTCGTGCTCTCGCGAGAAGCGTCACGCTGCCTTCGAATCAATGTCTACTTCGGGGAAGTCGACTTTCGTGTCAAACACGTTATTGATCAGGTTCATGAAGATAAAAAATGCGCTCGCCGCCACAATCTCGATGATTTGAGCGTCATCAAATCCAGCATCTCGAATCATTTGCAACTCGCTGTCTACGACTTTTCCTCGCGTCTCGACCAATTTCCGGACGAACATCACGAGCGCCGTCGACTTTGCGTCGGTGGAATCACCCCACCGGTTGCGCAACATTTCGTACGGGCTCAGTTTCCCAAAGTTCATGCCAAGATACGTATGGAGGGACAGGCAGTATTTGCATTCATTAACCTGCGATACCGCTAGGGCTATGCGCGCGAGGGTTCGCGCGTCAAATGCTCTGGACATGGCCCCGCTGAGCTGTGTCAACCCTGTGAGCGCCTCAGGGCTTATCGAGGCGGCGCGGAAGAGCGCAGGTACGAACCGCAGCTGTCTGGCGACGGCATTCAACATTTCCTGCGACTCCGGTGGCGCGTCATCTCGATCTGGAATCGGGACTCTGGTCATCTCTTTCTCCTTTTGACCACCCATTACGAATTGAAAGGAATACTAATATCGCCCGCACTTTTTGATAATCCTGTATTTTCGATATGTTTTATCTCACCAAATGAGAGGATCGATGGATCGCTTCGAGGCAATGTGGTTCTTTGTCACCGCAATAGACTTGGGCAGCTTCTCTGCCGCAGCCCGTAAACTCGGCACTCCCTTGCCGACCGTAAGCCGCAAGGTCGCAGAGCTTGAACAGCATCTGAACGCACGATTGCTCGTTCGCTCCACGCGGAGGCTGACGTTGACGGAGGCTGGCGAAGCATATCTAAACGCTTGCAGGACTATCCTCGATCAGGTCGGCGACGCCGAGCGGAACGCGTCGGGTGAATATTCGACCCCTTGCGGCGATATGGTCGTCACAGCGCCCATCGTATTCGGCCGCCTTCATCTCTTGCCAGTCGTTAGCGATTTCCTCGCCGCTTTCCCGGAAATTCGCATCAAGCTCATCCTATCGGATCGAAGTCTGCACTTGATTGACGACAGAATCGACATTGCACTGCGTATCGGCCATTTGCCTGACAGTTCGCTAGTAGCAACACACGTCGGTACGGTATGTCGTGTGTTCTGCGGAAGTCCCGCCTACTTCGCTGGCGCTGGCAAGCCCAAGAAGCCGGAAGATCTGGCAGAACATTCCTGCGTAAGCTTCGAGGCACTGGCTTCTGGGGCAACCTGGACCTTCGCCTCTAATCAAGGCCAGCGGCCAGATCGGCAGGTCGGTATTCGTCCTCGCCTCTCCGTAAACACGGCCGAAGCTGCAATCGACGCTGCCATCGCTGGTGTCGGCGTAACACATGTTCTTTGCTATCAGATTGCGCACGCGGTGGAAGCGGGTTTGCTAACACTCGTCCTCAGGGATTTCGAGCCAGAACCGATGCCGGTCAGCGTCGTGCACACTGGGCATAAGATGCAGCCCATCAAGATCCGAAGATTCATCGAATTTTGCGTCCCGAGACTACGTACGGCCTTGAATGGTGATAAAGACAGACTTATGGTCGGCGACTCGCGTCGCGCGGATCAAGACTCCGTTCGGCATCACCGAATCACATTTTAAAACAGCTTAACTAAAACCTGCAAACGCCGCCAAAGCTAGCCCATGGATAGAACAATATGCTCAACAATATGCTCAAGAGGATCAAGGGCCAACTACTCCTTGTGAGCCTCTCAGTTTTTGAGACAAGACATATCATATGAAGCGGGTTACCCTTGCTTGTTTAGCAGGATAGGATTCCTCCAATCAGAACAACGCGTTTGACTGGAGAACACATGGTCGATAATACTAGCCTATCCCTCACGCAAATCCCGGCCGATTCGCAGGCCACCCTTGACAGTTTGGAGAAGCTTTTTGGGTTCGTTCCGAACGTTTTCGCGTTGATGGCACAGAGTCCACACGCGTTAGCGGCGTTCAAAGGTTTGCAGACTCCTCTGGAGCGAACGCTCGATGCTGCGATGCGCGATCGTATCGCACTCGCCGTATCGGAAGTGAACGGCTGTCACTATACGGTCCGTGCTCACACCTATATCGGGGCTCAATTCTGCAAGCTTGATGTAACCGAACTCGAGATGAGCCGTTACGGTAAGTCCAGTGACCCAAAGGTCGAGGCGGCCGTCCGGTTCGCGAAGAAGGTCACTGAGACACGCGGGAAGGTGATGGGAAGCGATTTGCAACGGGTCCGCGATGCAGGGTGGACGGACGCTCAGATTATCGAGATCATCGCGCGGGTCACACAATTCTTGTACGCCAACTTCGTAAGTAATGTATTCGAGACTGAGATCGATTTCCCGGCGCCACAGGCCATCGCCGACGAAGCCTAAAGCAGAGGCTCTATGGTTCGTGTGCAATAGCCCGATAACGGCTGTTGATGTAAGACTCGCCAGCGAACCTCACACTCCTCTCCATCAGGTGGCGTAATGACTATGCCGTCAAGCTTTCCCGCAAGCTCCGAACGTGCAGGCTGGAGCTTGCGGAACCTCTTCGAACGAACAACGAGGCACGCGTCGCACGCAACCGTCGTCACTTCTTTAATCCCGCCACCCAGCCGTTCCCTGACTCATAGGCCAGCCTAGCTCGCCGAACCATGCTGCATCGGGTCATTCCCTATTCGAGAGCTTGGCGGTCACTCGCGCATCCGAACGAAGACGGTGGGGTAATTTCGCAGAACGGTGCCTTTGCCGTACTGCAATAAACGCGTCATTGCGCGGTGCCTTTTATCCGATCAATCATTCTTTCTTGCATACCGCACAGCTTCCTTTTCTGGGCACAGAGGAAGACCCCACTATAGCCAAGTCGCCTCTCGTTGCACGTGAACAAAGTGCTTCGACCCGACCCAAAGATTAGTTAACCGTCTCAGGTCTAGACGAATCGTTATCCTTTGGCGTCGAACTTCTATACCGACGCATGTTTGTTTCAAGCACTAGCGCCGCGTACTATTTTTACATCAGTGCCGCACTCATCCGTCACAGAATATCCCGGTTGATAGATATCCATATCACCCATCTGTGCGATCGAGGGCCCTACTTCACGGATCGGCGCTCGATCTCCACCGCCATCTCACTCTATCCGCCGCTAAACCCGAAGTTCCCGGAGACTAGATATGGACGCACCGGCTACAACGGCCAAAGTCGCACCATGGAAGAGCATCGTGCGGTCGCTCGCGCAATCAGGTTCACAATCGCTGGAAAAAATTCTATTAGCGAACCTGAGAACGCAAACGGAAACCCCGTTGTCGGACGACATGCATTTGCGCCACGCGACCGTCAATATCCTTGAGCGGGCATCCCAATGCACCGTGATAGTATCGTGGCATGACCCGACACTATGCAGTTACAATTTTCAGCTTTGGCGTCGTTCTGATGCGACCCGACCGGGAATTTGTTCTCTCAGCGGCATCATAATCAACACGGGGGATAGCATATACAAACCCGTTTCAAAGCCACGACCAATCAACGCGTCCGCAATGATACTTGCGACCGAAGTTGAAAGTCGTCTCGTCTGTGAATCTCTTGAAAATTGTTGAAGATACGCATCGGAAGTAAGCTTGTCCACATATACAGGCGTACCGCCGCCGAAGAACGCCTCGCTCTCGTTACGCCGTAACAAAAGGGTTGACCTGGACTTCCGTTGGCAATATAAAGCTTTATTAATTTCGAGGCCGGAGCGGTAGATCATCACGATCGCGAATGCGTGGCTTATGGCCCCGGCCTTTCTGGTATCGGTCTTGCCGAGCATGCTGATCGCAGAATACAGGAACAAAACCCAGTTGCTCGTCGCCTCGCTCGGCTGATATATAGATAACCGTTCCGCTTTGATGCTTAGATAATTGCGTAAAATATATTGTCCCGACGTTGCGATTCTCTGCTTTTCCGCATGAT
Encoded proteins:
- a CDS encoding sensor histidine kinase, which translates into the protein MRHSKRASGSKAAPVTPKRMSIETGMMGNGHRRQLLEIVQAFQQFSRDTSEEEVVATFLKSAISMAKASRVRLIRNDGGNILVECEARRSQNNAIVVSHGRRPVESEGLFRNVFNSASLTYMPVFLGSTSFVQAQAWANPQTDTIDSPMLCVPVLLNEESKEILCLDTRSDTAPLDSTLVDHLTLLSAQAVMKRENLRLRARIALENRKIEEVEVALCANKRELAHMQRMSQTGSWRWRAATDTLEASSEFLRIYEISRERSIPSGKLINLTHPDDLPLVRIALVKAIAARRVFKLEFRIIVGFGEIKYVQVEGHPQTNDTEDLQYIGVTVDVTERRNAENALQAARAELARAHRLSTMGEMAASIVHEVYQPLTGIITNAEACLRWLSKSPAETARARDSARRVARDARRAADVFRGLRAVASNSGITKVPVDLDDAIREVAFLLQGELDRANIRLRLETAVAKPVLGDRTQIQQVLENLIRNSMDALLPVVGMQKSLFVNSASHDPAFAMVTVQDNGCGFGKHSAETLFDALFTTKPNGMGMGLKVCRSIVEAHGGLLQAERRERETVFRFTLPYIDGTSVNDIQN
- a CDS encoding response regulator transcription factor produces the protein MESSPLVYVVDDDISVRESVADLLATVGLEVRLFNSATEMIDVLVKNQDKAAAQPSCLILDIRMPGIGGLEAQERLAKLQVYIPIVFMTAHGDIAMTVKAMKSGAHNFLSKPFRDQDMLDAVCSAMIHDRARRESERGRRELRERYESLTAHERKLLSMVTAGLMNKQIAAKLNLSEITIKVHRGQLMRKMKANTLVELVKMETRLPKSDR
- a CDS encoding carboxymuconolactone decarboxylase family protein — translated: MARIAIPRRDETPLASKPILDAFNRQFGFTPNQFSIMSLSPTALAGWTGLQGALSKTLDSKTRDGIALVVSQVNSCRYCLSAYTFWAANTASLSLEEISLNRMGTSSDSKRDAAVRFAKKLLETRGKVTESDLDIVRQAGFTDANLVEIIALSVQFLFTNFINNVFDTPIDFPVVILDSKTA
- a CDS encoding carboxymuconolactone decarboxylase family protein; protein product: MSRIDIPGHQETAASSLQPLFHFVSRRFGFVPDLYRILSISPHSLTGLMEMQAALSQTLDVRTRESIAIAVSEVNRCDYCVCAHSYVGHYFAKLLPQEIALNRLGRSLNRDAQPAISFARKVSVLRGKVETEDLNDIRAAGYSDGQIVEIIALCAQVFLSNLLANVFDIQPDFPEFSTVAAVHEDLISAERSASSYDN
- a CDS encoding DDE-type integrase/transposase/recombinase, with protein sequence MSDGSTPRPKDLVNRQFAVERPNALWLTDFAMYRAGRASSMSRSFNVFPGGIVGWRVSSSANSGFVLDALEQALYERQLAHQDGLIRHSDRSVQYVPTRYSDRLVDAGIEPSVGSVSDSHADALVETINGLYQAEVIHRPGPWRNLQAVEMAMVEWADEFNNRRLLGPIGDIPPAETGSRLVFETH
- a CDS encoding TetR/AcrR family transcriptional regulator — translated: MAGKRRFDEQLVFNVAMELLERRGYKEATMVELAEATGVRRGALYNAYGSKEEFIVRAFNYLAGKFYEQVDHALTKPDRRAGLQSFFELIIPVGTTSRCAAVIATRLTTESGDSSHRLRDSLADFFAKLEQLLSDALSEEPDGIQLSMSADDAAKLVVATTRGIAVMRNIHMNHAKVTAVTSALLNAVISAAPQDL
- a CDS encoding carboxymuconolactone decarboxylase family protein, which produces MTRVPIPDRDDAPPESQEMLNAVARQLRFVPALFRAASISPEALTGLTQLSGAMSRAFDARTLARIALAVSQVNECKYCLSLHTYLGMNFGKLSPYEMLRNRWGDSTDAKSTALVMFVRKLVETRGKVVDSELQMIRDAGFDDAQIIEIVAASAFFIFMNLINNVFDTKVDFPEVDIDSKAA
- a CDS encoding LysR family transcriptional regulator, whose protein sequence is MDRFEAMWFFVTAIDLGSFSAAARKLGTPLPTVSRKVAELEQHLNARLLVRSTRRLTLTEAGEAYLNACRTILDQVGDAERNASGEYSTPCGDMVVTAPIVFGRLHLLPVVSDFLAAFPEIRIKLILSDRSLHLIDDRIDIALRIGHLPDSSLVATHVGTVCRVFCGSPAYFAGAGKPKKPEDLAEHSCVSFEALASGATWTFASNQGQRPDRQVGIRPRLSVNTAEAAIDAAIAGVGVTHVLCYQIAHAVEAGLLTLVLRDFEPEPMPVSVVHTGHKMQPIKIRRFIEFCVPRLRTALNGDKDRLMVGDSRRADQDSVRHHRITF
- a CDS encoding carboxymuconolactone decarboxylase family protein — translated: MVDNTSLSLTQIPADSQATLDSLEKLFGFVPNVFALMAQSPHALAAFKGLQTPLERTLDAAMRDRIALAVSEVNGCHYTVRAHTYIGAQFCKLDVTELEMSRYGKSSDPKVEAAVRFAKKVTETRGKVMGSDLQRVRDAGWTDAQIIEIIARVTQFLYANFVSNVFETEIDFPAPQAIADEA
- a CDS encoding DUF3331 domain-containing protein encodes the protein MHLRHATVNILERASQCTVIVSWHDPTLCSYNFQLWRRSDATRPGICSLSGIIINTGDSIYKPVSKPRPINASAMILATEVESRLVCESLENC